Genomic DNA from Spirochaetia bacterium 38H-sp:
GCGTGACTGCTAAGGCAGGCACGCGTTCGGTATAAAACCTTATTTAATTGACAACCTATATATCGGCTATATCCTCTCTGGCAGATATTATTCTACTTATGAGGCCGTAGTCCTTTGCTTCCCCGGCAGTCATCCAATAATCACGATCTGTATCTTTCTCCACCACCGCAATATCACGGCCGGTTTCCTCGGCAATAATCTGATTGATTCTCTCACGTGTTCTCTCAAGCTCACGGGCATGTATCTCTATATCCGTAGCAACCCCCCTTATGCCGCTTAAAGGCTGGTGAATAAGATAATGCGAGTTAGGAAGCCCTAGGCGTCTGTCCTTATTTGCTGCAAGCAAAATAAGCGCTCCCGCACTGGCTACAAGCCCCATACCTATCGTATAAACAAGAGGCTTAACAAAACGTATCATATCAAATATAGCAAACCCCGCATCGACATCACCCCCGGGAGAATCTATAA
This window encodes:
- a CDS encoding ATP-dependent Clp protease proteolytic subunit: MRFEDNDKGANNNEQMFMERFLKTRSIILTGEINKEQSDKFVRQLLLLESMGDEPVKVFIDSPGGDVDAGFAIFDMIRFVKPLVYTIGMGLVASAGALILLAANKDRRLGLPNSHYLIHQPLSGIRGVATDIEIHARELERTRERINQIIAEETGRDIAVVEKDTDRDYWMTAGEAKDYGLISRIISAREDIADI